The Candidatus Methylomirabilis sp. sequence CCCTGGTGGTCTTGGGGCTCGTCCTCCTGACGGTGGCCTACCTGACCTGGGCGGAGCGGAAGATCATCGGAGACCTGCAGGTCCGCTGGGGCCCGTCCCGGGTCGGCCCCTTCGGGGTGCTCCAGCCCATCGCCGACGGGATCAAGCTCTTCTTCAAGGAGGACCTGGTGCCGGCCGGCGCCGACCGGCTCATGTTCCTCCTGGCCCCCGCCCTCAGCATGGTCCCGGCCCTCATCACCTTCGCCGTCATCCCCTTCGGCGATTCCATCCACCTCTTCGGCCGGACGGTGGACCTGGTCATCACCGACATCAACGTCGGGATCCTGTATGTCTTCGCCGTCACCTCGATGGGGGTGTACGGGATCGTCCTGGGGGGCTGGGCCTCCAACAGCAAGTACTCCCTGCTGGGGGGCCTGCGCTCCGCCGCCCAGATGGTCTCGTACGAGATGTCCCTCGGGCTCTCCGTGGTCGGGGTCCTGATGCTGAGCCAGTCGCTGAGCCTCGTGGACATCGTGAACGCGCAGGCCGGGACCTGGCACGGGGTGATCCCGCGCTGGAACGTGTTCGCCCAGCCGCTCGGCTTCGCCCTGTTCCTGGTGAGCGCCAACGCCGAGCTGAACCGGGCGCCCTTCGACCTCCCCGAGGCCGAGACGGAGCTGGTGGCGGGGTTCCATACGGAGTACTCCTCCATGAAGTTCGCCATGTTCTTCATGGCCGAGTACGCCAACATGATCACCGCCTCCGCCGTCGCCACCACCCTCTTCCTCGGGGGCTGGCGGGGGCCCTTCCTCCCTCCGGTCGTCTGGTTCGTCCTGAAGGTGTTCGCCTTCCTCTTCCTCTTCATCTGGCTCCGGGCGACGCTGCCCCGGTTCCGCTACGACCAGCTCATGGCCTTCGGGTGGAAGGTCCTCCTCCCCCTGGCGCTGGGGAACGTGGTGGTGACGGCGGCGTTCCTCGTGTGGGAGTGACGGCGTGGAGTGGGGGATCTTCCTGGCGCTCACGGCGGTGACGGGGACCTCGGCGCTCGCGGTCATCATCCACCGGAATCCGATCTACAGCGCCGTCGCCCTGGTCGTCACCCTCCTGGGCCTGGGCGGATTCTACATTCTGCTGCAGGCGCAGCTGGTGGCCATGGTCCACATCATCGTCTACGCCGGGGCCATCGTGGTCCTCTTCCTCTTCGTCATCATGCTCCTGGATGTCCGGAGGGAGGAGGGCTCCCCCCTCCGGGTGGGGCGGGTGCAGCTCCTCCTGGGGACGGCGGCGGGGGCAGCGCTGCTGCTCCTGCTCGCGGCCACGATGGCGGCGGCCCCCGCCGGCGAGGGCGGGCCGCCGCCCCCCCTCCCCCGGGGGAACACCCAGGCGGTGGGCCAGCTCCTCTTCACCCGCTACCTGCTCCCCTTCGAGCTGACCTCCCTCATCCTGCTGGTGGCCATGGTGGGCGCGCTCATGCTGGCCAAGCGGAAGGTGGAGTAGTGCCGGGCCTCGTGATGGTCCTCATTTGCCCCTCGGGTGGTAGCGGCGCCACCCGCGGCGCCTGGATGTGTGGGAGCAGGGTGGAAGATCGCCGGGGGGATTCGCGTGGTGCCGCTTAACGCCTACCTGCTGGTAGGGGCCTTCCTCTTCATCACCGGGGTGGTGGGCGTGGCGACCCGGCGCAACGCCCTGGTGATCTTCATGTCCGTCGAGCTCATGCTGAACGCCGTGAACCTGACCTTCGTGGCCTTCTCCCGGTTCCTGGGCTCGCTCGACGGCCAGGCCTTCGTCTTCTTCGTGATGACGGTGGCGGCGGCGGAGGTGGCGGTAGGGTTGGCGATCATCATCGCCCTCTTCCGGAACCGCGAGACCGTGAATGTGGACGAGGTGAGCCTCCTCAGGGGGTGAGCGTGCCTGACCCGCTCTGGCTGATCCCCGGGTTCCCGCTCGCGGGCGCCCTCCTCAACGGGCTCACGGGGCGCCGCTTTCCGCGGTGGCTCGTCGGCCTCGTGGGGTGCGGCAGCGTCGGCGCCGCCTTCCTCGTCGCGGCCGCGGGGCTGCCCCCCCTCCTGGCCCTGCCCCCGGCGTCCCGGTGGTTCGAGCCGGTCCTCTTCATCTGGATCAGTTCGGGAGACCTCAGCGCCCCGGTTGCCCTTCTCTGGGACCCGCTGTCAGCCGTCATGGCCCTGGTGGTGAGCGGCGTGGGTTGCTGCATCCACGTCTACTCCCTGGGCTACATGGGAGCCGATCGGGACTACCCCCGCTACTTCGCCTTCCTGAACCTGTTCGCCTTCTTCATGCTGATCCTGGTCCTGGCGAACAACTACCTCCTCCTCTTCCTGGGGTGGGAGGGGGTAGGGCTCTGCTCCTATCTCCTCATCGGGTTCTGGTTCGAGCGGGAGCGCGCCGCCGAGGCAGGGAAGAAGGCGTTCCTGGTGAACCGGGTGGGGGACCTCGGGTTCCTGGTCGGCCTCTTCCTCCTCTGGACGACCTTCGGGACGTTTCACTTCAAGACCCTCTTCCCGAGGCTCGTCGAGCACCCGGCCGGCGCCCCGGTCCTGACGGCCGTCGCCCTCCTCCTGTTTCTGGGCGCCACCGGGAAGAGCGCCCAGCTCCCCCTCTACGTCTGGCTCCCCGATGCCATGGAGGGCCCCACGCCGGTCTCGGCCCTGATCCACGCCGCCACCATGGTGACGGCCGGGGTCTATATGGTGGCCCGCTCCAGCCCCCTCTACGACCGGGCCCCGGAGGTCCTCACCCTCCTCGCCTGGGTGGGGGCGGTCACCGCCGTCTTCGCCGCCACGATCGCGTGCGCCCAGACCGACATCAAGCGGGTCATCGCCTATTCCACGATCAGCCAGCTCGGGTACATGTTTCTGGGGGCGGGAGTGGGCGCCTACGCTTCCAGCATCTTCCACCTGACGACCCACGCCTTCTTCAAGGCCCTCCTGTTCCTCGGGGCCGGCGCCGTCATCCACGCGCTGCACGGCGAGCAGGACCTGACGAAGATGGGGGGGCTCCGCAAGCCGATGCGGCTCACCGCCGCCGCGTTCTTCCTGGGAGCGGCGGCCAACGCCGGCATCTTCCCCCTCGCCGGGTTCTGGTCCAAGGACGAGATCCTGGCCGCCGCGCGGCACGGCGGCTTTACCGGTCCCTGGCTCCTCGGGCTGGCAACGGCGTTCCTGACCGCCTTCTACATGTTCCGCTGCTTCGCCCTGGCCTTCACCGGCACCTTCCGCGGGGACCGGGAGACGCTCACCCGCGTCCACGAGGCCCCGCCCAGCATGGCGGTTCCCATCCTGCTGCTGGCGGCCCTGGCCGTCGTGGGCGGGGGGCTGGGGATCCCCCCTGAGCACGGCCCCCTTCACGCTTTTCTGGGGTCGGTCCTCCCGGGGCCGGCGGGGGCGCCGGCAGGGGGGATCGGGACCGCCCTGCTCTCGGTGGGGCTGGCGCTCGCCGGGGCGGCGCTCGCCGGCCTCTGGTACGCCCGGCGGCCGGAGAT is a genomic window containing:
- the nuoH gene encoding NADH-quinone oxidoreductase subunit NuoH: MTEFLLVSLVKTLVVLGLVLLTVAYLTWAERKIIGDLQVRWGPSRVGPFGVLQPIADGIKLFFKEDLVPAGADRLMFLLAPALSMVPALITFAVIPFGDSIHLFGRTVDLVITDINVGILYVFAVTSMGVYGIVLGGWASNSKYSLLGGLRSAAQMVSYEMSLGLSVVGVLMLSQSLSLVDIVNAQAGTWHGVIPRWNVFAQPLGFALFLVSANAELNRAPFDLPEAETELVAGFHTEYSSMKFAMFFMAEYANMITASAVATTLFLGGWRGPFLPPVVWFVLKVFAFLFLFIWLRATLPRFRYDQLMAFGWKVLLPLALGNVVVTAAFLVWE
- a CDS encoding NADH-quinone oxidoreductase subunit J, coding for MEWGIFLALTAVTGTSALAVIIHRNPIYSAVALVVTLLGLGGFYILLQAQLVAMVHIIVYAGAIVVLFLFVIMLLDVRREEGSPLRVGRVQLLLGTAAGAALLLLLAATMAAAPAGEGGPPPPLPRGNTQAVGQLLFTRYLLPFELTSLILLVAMVGALMLAKRKVE
- the nuoK gene encoding NADH-quinone oxidoreductase subunit NuoK, which codes for MVPLNAYLLVGAFLFITGVVGVATRRNALVIFMSVELMLNAVNLTFVAFSRFLGSLDGQAFVFFVMTVAAAEVAVGLAIIIALFRNRETVNVDEVSLLRG
- the nuoL gene encoding NADH-quinone oxidoreductase subunit L encodes the protein MPDPLWLIPGFPLAGALLNGLTGRRFPRWLVGLVGCGSVGAAFLVAAAGLPPLLALPPASRWFEPVLFIWISSGDLSAPVALLWDPLSAVMALVVSGVGCCIHVYSLGYMGADRDYPRYFAFLNLFAFFMLILVLANNYLLLFLGWEGVGLCSYLLIGFWFERERAAEAGKKAFLVNRVGDLGFLVGLFLLWTTFGTFHFKTLFPRLVEHPAGAPVLTAVALLLFLGATGKSAQLPLYVWLPDAMEGPTPVSALIHAATMVTAGVYMVARSSPLYDRAPEVLTLLAWVGAVTAVFAATIACAQTDIKRVIAYSTISQLGYMFLGAGVGAYASSIFHLTTHAFFKALLFLGAGAVIHALHGEQDLTKMGGLRKPMRLTAAAFFLGAAANAGIFPLAGFWSKDEILAAARHGGFTGPWLLGLATAFLTAFYMFRCFALAFTGTFRGDRETLTRVHEAPPSMAVPILLLAALAVVGGGLGIPPEHGPLHAFLGSVLPGPAGAPAGGIGTALLSVGLALAGAALAGLWYARRPEIPAAVAVRLPNLYRLVTGKFFVDELYAATIVRPLERLARWCFRVGDGILVEGAVNGTAGLVEWGSRALRRLQTGFVPNYVLSILLGTVLLLAYLAFAR